The following proteins are co-located in the Microcystis wesenbergii NRERC-220 genome:
- a CDS encoding IS4 family transposase has product MEKWAAQELQYADLGDTRRKKRLISIVENLASQPSTSVPQASGNLAAASATYDFWNSPYFHPSDLIAAQAKSTVERIKEHPIVLAVQDTTSLDFTTQKAKKGMGYLDCQTSFGLKVHTTLGVSPQGIPLGLINQYVWAREEKNLGMAKQRKKRETQEKESQRWLDSWSETQQQIPEEIQVVTIGDCEADIFDLFAQSRSPNSHLLIRGTHNRKVNYLEDKQRSGHPEPKYLHQSIREIKACGSLDVQVKRNPNHEARLAKLTVRLASFEIQVPSHHPKANPRQPVKLQVILAEEENPHPGVNPISWLLLTSLDISSFESAITCVRWYSYRWLIERYHFVLKSGCGLEKLQLETGRRIEMALATYSIVAWRLLWLTYQARLHGEESCESFLEEHEWQSLCATIHKKSPPPEKPPSFREAVRMIASLGGFLGRKGDPSASLRVNGEPGVKTIWLGLRRLHDISQTWKLSHQISSPIEPP; this is encoded by the coding sequence ATGGAGAAATGGGCAGCCCAAGAACTACAGTATGCAGACCTAGGAGACACCAGAAGAAAGAAAAGGTTAATCAGTATCGTGGAAAATTTGGCCAGTCAACCTAGTACAAGTGTGCCACAAGCTTCGGGAAATCTAGCCGCAGCGAGTGCCACCTACGACTTTTGGAATTCCCCCTATTTTCACCCCTCAGATCTAATTGCCGCCCAAGCCAAAAGTACAGTAGAAAGAATCAAAGAACATCCAATAGTTTTGGCAGTTCAAGACACAACAAGTTTAGACTTTACGACGCAAAAAGCCAAAAAAGGCATGGGTTATCTAGATTGTCAAACATCCTTTGGTCTCAAAGTTCATACCACATTAGGAGTGTCACCGCAAGGAATACCTTTAGGACTAATTAATCAATATGTCTGGGCAAGAGAAGAAAAGAATTTAGGGATGGCCAAGCAACGCAAAAAAAGAGAAACCCAAGAAAAAGAAAGTCAAAGATGGTTAGATTCTTGGTCAGAAACACAACAACAAATACCCGAAGAAATTCAAGTAGTAACAATCGGAGATTGTGAAGCAGACATATTTGATTTATTTGCCCAATCAAGAAGTCCTAACTCTCATTTATTAATCCGAGGAACTCATAACCGAAAAGTTAACTATCTCGAAGACAAGCAAAGGTCAGGGCATCCAGAGCCTAAATATTTACATCAATCCATCAGAGAAATAAAAGCCTGTGGTAGCCTAGATGTGCAAGTAAAACGCAATCCTAATCACGAGGCTAGACTAGCTAAACTAACAGTTAGATTGGCCAGTTTTGAAATACAAGTACCTAGCCATCACCCCAAGGCGAACCCTCGTCAACCTGTCAAATTACAGGTAATTTTAGCCGAAGAAGAAAATCCTCATCCCGGAGTTAATCCTATCAGTTGGCTCCTCTTAACTAGCCTAGACATTAGTAGCTTTGAATCGGCGATAACCTGCGTGCGCTGGTATAGTTATCGCTGGTTGATAGAACGCTATCATTTTGTTTTAAAAAGTGGTTGTGGATTAGAAAAACTGCAATTAGAAACGGGTCGGAGAATTGAGATGGCCTTAGCTACCTATTCAATTGTAGCTTGGAGATTACTCTGGTTAACCTATCAAGCACGCTTACACGGAGAGGAGAGTTGTGAAAGTTTTTTGGAAGAACATGAATGGCAATCTTTGTGTGCCACTATTCATAAAAAGAGTCCGCCACCTGAAAAGCCGCCCTCCTTTAGGGAAGCGGTCAGAATGATTGCTTCTCTTGGGGGGTTTTTAGGTAGAAAAGGTGACCCTTCGGCTTCTCTCAGGGTCAACGGTGAACCTGGTGTTAAAACTATTTGGTTGGGACTGCGAAGGTTACATGATATCAGCCAGACTTGGAAACTATCTCATCAAATTAGTTCCCCCATAGAACCCCCTTGA
- a CDS encoding helix-turn-helix domain-containing protein: MAGVSKIEIRESEAELKELLRQEKTGSGKERIQVLYLLKTKKAKTVTEAAEMIGRNRVTVQDWVGKYRQGGLEKLLSKKVGTGRPRKVPQWAEKALEKRLKENQGFDSQVEICEWLEKKIGIKAKYKTVHKLVYYRLKASPKIARPKSLEQSEERLEYFKKTS; the protein is encoded by the coding sequence ATGGCAGGAGTTTCTAAGATAGAAATCAGAGAAAGCGAAGCAGAACTCAAGGAACTGCTCAGACAAGAAAAAACTGGTTCAGGAAAAGAAAGAATACAAGTATTGTACTTATTAAAGACAAAAAAGGCAAAAACGGTGACAGAAGCCGCCGAAATGATCGGGAGAAACAGAGTCACCGTACAAGATTGGGTAGGAAAATACCGTCAAGGGGGATTAGAAAAATTATTGTCGAAAAAAGTGGGTACAGGAAGACCAAGAAAAGTTCCCCAATGGGCAGAAAAAGCCTTAGAAAAAAGATTAAAAGAAAACCAAGGGTTTGATAGTCAGGTCGAGATTTGTGAATGGTTAGAGAAAAAAATAGGGATAAAAGCAAAGTATAAAACCGTTCATAAATTAGTATATTATAGACTAAAAGCGTCACCAAAAATAGCGAGACCAAAAAGCCTAGAGCAGTCAGAAGAAAGGTTAGAGTATTTTAAAAAAACTTCTTAG
- a CDS encoding IS630 family transposase — translation MLSWVAMIMMGLEGKIRFLCEDETRIGLKTISGRKITAKGIKPYGKVQWKFQATYIYGVVEPKTGEHFFYEFTHLNSQCFQIFLELVAEHFADSILIIQLDNARFHKAKKLKIPDNIILIFQPPYCPESNPIEQIWQYLKKGLRWKLPASLDELRELITERLKVMTQKVIASITGRAYILEALSVVGI, via the coding sequence ATGCTGAGTTGGGTGGCAATGATAATGATGGGATTAGAGGGAAAAATTCGCTTTTTATGTGAAGATGAAACTCGAATAGGACTGAAGACTATCAGTGGCAGAAAAATCACAGCAAAAGGGATAAAACCTTATGGGAAGGTGCAGTGGAAATTTCAAGCAACTTATATATATGGAGTGGTAGAGCCGAAGACAGGAGAGCATTTTTTTTACGAATTCACTCATTTAAACAGTCAATGTTTTCAGATATTTTTAGAGTTAGTTGCTGAACATTTTGCCGATAGTATTTTAATCATCCAGTTAGATAATGCTCGATTTCATAAGGCGAAAAAGTTAAAAATTCCCGACAACATTATACTGATATTTCAACCGCCCTATTGCCCTGAATCCAATCCAATTGAACAGATTTGGCAATACTTAAAGAAGGGATTGAGATGGAAATTACCAGCTTCTTTAGATGAATTAAGAGAATTAATTACCGAGAGACTGAAAGTTATGACCCAGAAGGTAATTGCTTCGATTACAGGACGTGCTTATATTCTTGAGGCTTTATCTGTAGTCGGTATTTAG
- a CDS encoding alpha/beta fold hydrolase — MSLSIRVILLVATTVYQTLSVWLEEQKAPPGNLINLGKYRLHFCLAGEASTTIIIDHSLGGIEGYFLIEELSQLARVCIYDRAGYGWSDPSPHPRNSYQIVQELDKLLTQAKIEPPYILVGDSFGSYNVRLYAHLFPEKVVGLVLTDGLHEKGMLKMSPALKALKLFFISGFWMSIIGSILGIIRVLKVLGVFELLKPELRRFSPDSCHRVKRSFCRAKHWMTMSREMLNLDQSARQVSEANNFGNLPIVSIKANSFFKPSLWTRFIPLKSANRLREEMHLELGKLSGDFIEIQADKSCHFVWMDQPDVMIDAIRILLDKINSVC; from the coding sequence ATGTCTTTATCAATTCGAGTAATTCTCCTAGTAGCGACGACAGTTTATCAGACGTTATCTGTTTGGTTAGAAGAACAAAAAGCACCGCCAGGTAATTTGATTAATCTGGGTAAATATCGCCTACATTTTTGTCTAGCGGGAGAGGCTAGTACCACTATTATTATTGACCATAGTTTAGGAGGAATTGAGGGATATTTTTTGATAGAAGAATTGTCACAATTAGCTAGGGTTTGTATTTATGATCGAGCGGGTTATGGTTGGAGTGATCCTAGTCCCCATCCACGAAATAGCTACCAAATTGTTCAGGAATTAGATAAATTACTAACCCAAGCAAAAATAGAACCGCCTTATATTTTAGTTGGTGATTCTTTTGGCAGTTATAATGTTCGACTGTATGCTCATCTGTTCCCAGAAAAAGTAGTAGGTTTGGTACTCACCGATGGTTTACACGAGAAGGGAATGCTGAAAATGTCGCCAGCATTAAAGGCATTAAAATTATTTTTCATCTCGGGATTTTGGATGTCGATTATCGGCTCAATTTTAGGCATTATCCGAGTTTTGAAAGTTCTAGGAGTTTTTGAATTATTAAAACCAGAATTACGTCGCTTTTCCCCAGATTCTTGTCATCGAGTTAAGCGTTCTTTCTGTCGCGCTAAACACTGGATGACGATGAGTAGAGAAATGCTTAATCTCGACCAAAGCGCTCGTCAGGTGAGTGAGGCTAACAATTTCGGTAATTTACCGATAGTTAGTATTAAAGCTAATTCTTTTTTTAAACCTTCCCTTTGGACTCGGTTTATTCCCCTCAAAAGTGCCAACAGGCTCCGGGAGGAGATGCACCTAGAATTAGGCAAGTTATCCGGAGATTTTATAGAAATACAAGCGGATAAAAGTTGCCATTTTGTCTGGATGGATCAACCGGATGTGATGATCGATGCGATCAGAATTTTGCTTGACAAAATTAACTCTGTGTGCTAA
- a CDS encoding transposase, giving the protein MKTENRIFSQVYSYLEQGSRFVDKRHLTVLSWMVTALLSSQSLNQARWEPFVQSRAEQANSYQRRWNRFCQNGRVAVEKIYIPLILKAIETWKEKGERLYLAIDTTLLWNQYCFVYLAVVCGGRAVPLMWMGLEHGSASLAFEKYEPLLDRAKGYLQGFENVMLLADRGFANQQLIQWLRKNTWHWCLRLPCDTLIYGVRRRGFGYEVRELYPPKRQACFYRNVQVWQEARITAHLALASVPGVKDNWAILSHEPPTLDTFWQYGLRFPIEHLFLDSKSGVFDWEHSRVRSAACLERLYLIVAISILFATLTGMAVQQSGSRRQVDAHFRRGLSYLKIGLRWLAGVVHKARPFLRLDHLFSVDPFPCFASRKARQDYYGKITFSFIQEFEAFT; this is encoded by the coding sequence ATGAAAACCGAGAACAGAATCTTCTCCCAAGTTTATTCCTATCTAGAACAAGGAAGCCGATTTGTGGATAAAAGACATTTAACCGTCCTCAGTTGGATGGTGACAGCCCTACTCAGTAGTCAAAGTCTCAATCAAGCCAGATGGGAACCCTTTGTACAAAGCAGAGCCGAACAAGCCAATAGTTATCAGAGACGGTGGAATCGCTTTTGCCAGAATGGAAGAGTAGCGGTGGAAAAGATATACATCCCCTTAATATTGAAAGCCATCGAGACTTGGAAGGAGAAGGGGGAAAGACTTTATCTAGCAATAGATACCACTCTGTTGTGGAATCAATACTGCTTTGTCTATCTAGCGGTGGTCTGCGGGGGGAGAGCCGTCCCCTTGATGTGGATGGGATTAGAACATGGTAGTGCCAGCCTAGCTTTTGAGAAATACGAACCCTTGTTGGACAGAGCCAAAGGCTATCTTCAGGGCTTTGAGAATGTCATGCTGTTAGCCGACCGAGGCTTTGCCAATCAGCAATTAATTCAATGGCTCAGGAAAAATACTTGGCATTGGTGTCTTCGCTTACCTTGCGATACCCTCATTTACGGTGTTCGCCGTCGGGGTTTTGGCTATGAGGTCAGAGAACTCTATCCTCCCAAACGGCAAGCCTGCTTTTATCGCAACGTTCAAGTCTGGCAGGAGGCTAGAATCACTGCTCATCTTGCTTTAGCCTCTGTTCCAGGGGTTAAGGATAATTGGGCAATTCTGAGCCATGAACCTCCTACCCTTGACACCTTCTGGCAGTATGGTCTTCGTTTTCCCATTGAACATCTCTTTCTCGACAGTAAATCGGGCGTTTTTGACTGGGAACATTCTCGTGTTCGCTCTGCTGCTTGTTTAGAACGTCTCTATCTCATTGTTGCCATTTCTATTCTCTTTGCTACTTTAACTGGCATGGCGGTTCAACAATCTGGCTCTCGCCGTCAGGTTGATGCTCATTTTCGGCGTGGTTTGAGTTATTTGAAAATTGGTTTACGTTGGCTGGCGGGAGTTGTTCATAAGGCGCGTCCCTTCTTGCGACTTGACCACTTATTTTCTGTTGACCCTTTTCCCTGTTTTGCTTCTCGCAAAGCTCGTCAGGATTATTATGGCAAAATTACCTTTTCTTTTATTCAGGAGTTTGAGGCTTTCACATAA
- a CDS encoding IS630 transposase-related protein: MAAPYSDDLRQKAVSAVERGEKKSHVCRTLNISRNTLDLWLKRKKQTGTVAAKTNYRRGPKPKIDDLEAFQKLAEQYGHLTQEKMAQKWANPVSRMRIGQALKRIGFTRKKKLMATEKEMKKPEKSFSKKSEVMPRKDLSILMKLE, translated from the coding sequence ATGGCAGCACCCTATAGTGATGATTTAAGACAGAAAGCAGTGAGTGCCGTAGAGCGAGGGGAGAAAAAAAGCCATGTCTGTCGCACCCTCAATATTAGTCGTAATACATTAGACCTATGGCTGAAACGGAAGAAACAAACTGGGACGGTGGCCGCTAAAACTAACTATCGTCGAGGGCCGAAGCCCAAAATTGACGATTTAGAAGCCTTTCAAAAGTTGGCCGAACAATATGGGCATTTGACCCAAGAAAAAATGGCGCAAAAATGGGCTAACCCAGTCAGTAGGATGAGAATTGGTCAAGCGCTCAAAAGAATTGGATTTACTAGAAAAAAAAAACTTATGGCTACAGAGAAAGAGATGAAGAAGCCCGAAAAGAGTTTCTCCAAAAAATCAGAGGTTATGCCCCGGAAAGATTTGTCTATATTGATGAAGCTGGAATAG
- a CDS encoding IS630 family transposase, translating to MLSWVAMIMMGLEGKIRFLCEDETRIGLKTISGRKITAKGIKPYGKVQWKFQATYIYGVVEPKTGEHFFYEFTHLNSQCFQIFLELVAEHFADSILIIQLDNARFHKAKKLKIPDNIILIFQPPYCPESRSVER from the coding sequence ATGCTGAGTTGGGTGGCAATGATAATGATGGGATTAGAGGGAAAAATTCGCTTTTTATGTGAAGATGAAACTCGAATAGGACTGAAGACTATCAGTGGCAGAAAAATCACAGCAAAAGGGATAAAACCTTATGGGAAGGTGCAGTGGAAATTTCAAGCAACTTATATATATGGAGTGGTAGAGCCGAAGACAGGAGAGCATTTTTTTTACGAATTCACTCATTTAAACAGTCAATGTTTTCAGATATTTTTAGAGTTAGTTGCTGAACATTTTGCCGATAGTATTTTAATCATCCAGTTAGATAATGCTCGATTTCATAAGGCGAAAAAGTTAAAAATTCCCGACAACATTATACTGATATTTCAACCGCCCTATTGCCCTGAATCCAGAAGTGTTGAACGTTGA
- a CDS encoding IS4 family transposase codes for MMTNFSKLIKELLKPLPKNDYPALDTFTFLSCWIGFALDKSIVSMRDLCSRMVLQGINVNLSTFSKASKIRETSPFEKVIVELNKRLVAKKGIENARALFPIDSTIISLTSKLLWSQGWHQVKLFSGLNSITTEVVGILIHFGQGHDSKEGGKTIEAIPVNGVGAMDRGFASNQRITELLESSDKHFVLRVKNNISLEMLENGKCKLGKDKRQIEVRVVAFCDLESQTEFRLATDLPLEGEGAVSNEEVAEIYIQRWQIELLWKFLKMHLKLDNLITKNENGIRLQIYSCIIAYLILQLIDIEEGFGKSLLDKLRYLQSFMCQHISYVHWFRRIVYSI; via the coding sequence CTGATGACGAATTTTTCAAAACTCATAAAAGAGCTTCTCAAACCACTGCCTAAAAATGACTACCCCGCTTTAGATACTTTTACATTTTTGTCCTGTTGGATTGGTTTTGCTTTAGATAAAAGCATCGTCAGTATGAGGGACTTATGCAGTAGAATGGTACTTCAAGGAATTAATGTAAATTTATCCACATTTTCTAAGGCAAGCAAAATTAGAGAAACAAGTCCATTTGAGAAAGTCATTGTCGAATTAAATAAGCGTTTAGTTGCCAAAAAAGGAATAGAGAATGCGCGAGCTTTATTTCCTATTGACTCAACAATAATTAGCTTAACCAGTAAATTACTATGGTCCCAGGGATGGCATCAAGTAAAACTATTCTCTGGTCTTAATAGTATCACAACAGAGGTGGTCGGAATACTCATCCATTTTGGTCAAGGTCATGACTCAAAAGAAGGAGGAAAAACGATAGAAGCAATTCCTGTAAATGGAGTTGGAGCAATGGATAGAGGATTTGCGTCTAATCAAAGAATCACCGAATTATTAGAGAGTAGTGACAAGCATTTTGTCTTGAGAGTGAAAAATAATATTAGCCTAGAGATGCTCGAAAATGGCAAGTGTAAACTCGGAAAAGATAAAAGACAAATAGAAGTAAGAGTAGTCGCTTTTTGCGACCTAGAAAGTCAAACAGAATTTCGGCTGGCGACAGATTTACCTCTAGAAGGAGAAGGAGCAGTTAGTAATGAAGAAGTTGCCGAAATTTACATCCAAAGATGGCAAATAGAACTGCTGTGGAAATTTTTAAAAATGCATCTAAAGTTGGATAATCTAATCACTAAAAACGAGAACGGAATCCGCCTACAGATCTATAGTTGCATTATCGCTTATCTGATTCTACAGCTAATAGATATTGAAGAAGGATTTGGGAAAAGCTTATTAGACAAACTGCGCTATTTACAGAGTTTCATGTGTCAACATATTAGCTATGTACACTGGTTCCGGAGGATTGTCTATTCAATTTAA
- the mnmA gene encoding tRNA 2-thiouridine(34) synthase MnmA — protein sequence MGKVVVGLSGGVDSSVAAAALHAQGYDVIGLTLWLMKGKGQCCSEGMVDAAFICEQLGVPHHIVDSRELFQKEIIDYLVSGYEAGITPLPCSQCNKAVKFGPMLHYARETLEADTIATGHYARILFSPENNRYQLLRAVDNNKDQSYFLYDLTQDVLRRTLFPLGEQTKAETRRIAQEFGLKTADKPDSQDLCLIEAHGTMRSFLDKYIAVSEGDIVDIEGKVLGKHSGIHHYTIGQRKGIGIAAAEPLYVVKLDPVMNRVIVGNRESAVSAACLVGRMNWVSIAEPTTPIRAQVQVRYRSPAVPVNVIPLENNQVKLVFDEPQFSITPGQAAVIYEGEIVLGGGIISGATP from the coding sequence ATGGGAAAAGTTGTTGTCGGTCTATCGGGGGGAGTAGATAGCTCTGTCGCCGCTGCCGCCTTACACGCTCAAGGTTATGATGTTATTGGCTTGACCCTGTGGTTAATGAAGGGTAAAGGTCAATGCTGCTCCGAGGGTATGGTAGATGCGGCCTTTATTTGTGAGCAGTTGGGGGTTCCCCATCATATCGTCGATAGTCGCGAGCTTTTCCAAAAAGAAATTATTGATTATCTAGTTTCCGGTTACGAAGCGGGAATCACACCGCTGCCCTGTTCTCAGTGCAATAAAGCGGTAAAATTTGGACCGATGCTGCATTATGCTAGGGAAACCTTAGAAGCGGATACTATTGCCACCGGTCACTACGCTAGAATTCTTTTTTCTCCGGAAAATAACCGTTATCAACTGCTGCGCGCCGTCGATAACAATAAAGATCAATCCTATTTTCTCTATGATCTAACTCAAGATGTACTGCGTCGGACTTTATTTCCCTTGGGAGAACAAACCAAGGCAGAAACCCGCAGAATTGCCCAGGAATTCGGCTTAAAAACGGCAGATAAACCCGATAGTCAGGATTTATGCTTGATTGAAGCTCACGGAACTATGCGATCGTTCTTAGATAAGTATATCGCCGTTAGTGAGGGCGATATCGTCGATATCGAGGGCAAAGTTTTGGGTAAACATAGCGGTATCCATCATTATACGATCGGACAACGCAAAGGCATCGGCATCGCCGCCGCCGAACCCCTCTATGTGGTCAAACTGGATCCCGTCATGAATCGGGTTATCGTCGGTAATCGCGAAAGTGCCGTTAGTGCCGCTTGTCTTGTCGGACGGATGAACTGGGTTTCTATTGCCGAACCCACCACCCCTATCCGCGCACAAGTGCAGGTCCGTTATCGTTCTCCGGCCGTTCCCGTCAATGTTATTCCCCTAGAAAATAATCAAGTGAAGCTGGTTTTCGATGAACCACAATTTAGCATCACCCCGGGCCAGGCAGCCGTAATTTATGAAGGGGAAATCGTTCTCGGTGGGGGGATTATCTCAGGAGCAACCCCATAG
- a CDS encoding phycobilisome rod-core linker polypeptide, whose amino-acid sequence MAIPLLNYAPKSQNVRVAGYDVGGDEKPKVYTTENVLSPGDLDDLIEAAYRQIFFHAFKWDREPFLESQLRNGQLSVRDFIRGLLLSKTFYNSFYEKNSNYRFVEQVVQRVLGRDVYSEREKIAWSIVVATKGIQGFVDQLLNSDEYLQSFGYDTVPYQRRRTLASREIGERPFNITSPRYDGYYRGILGFPQIVWQNAVRRYVPQDQKPKAGDPSSFLAMARGLGSAKGNPVPRVSAMNINIEASVPRR is encoded by the coding sequence TTGGCCATTCCTCTTTTAAATTACGCCCCCAAGTCCCAAAACGTGCGGGTAGCTGGTTATGATGTCGGTGGAGACGAAAAACCGAAAGTTTACACGACGGAAAATGTCCTCTCCCCTGGCGACCTGGACGATTTAATCGAAGCCGCTTACCGTCAGATTTTCTTCCATGCCTTCAAATGGGATCGGGAACCCTTCCTCGAATCCCAATTACGCAATGGACAATTATCGGTGCGGGATTTCATTCGTGGTTTACTGTTATCGAAAACCTTCTATAACAGCTTCTACGAGAAAAACAGCAACTATCGCTTTGTCGAACAGGTAGTACAAAGAGTTCTCGGTCGCGATGTCTATAGCGAAAGAGAAAAAATTGCTTGGTCGATTGTCGTTGCCACCAAAGGGATTCAAGGTTTTGTTGATCAACTTCTCAACAGTGACGAGTATCTGCAAAGCTTTGGTTATGATACCGTTCCCTACCAACGTCGCCGCACCCTAGCCAGCCGCGAAATCGGTGAACGTCCATTCAACATCACCTCGCCTCGCTACGATGGCTACTATCGTGGTATTTTGGGCTTCCCTCAAATCGTTTGGCAGAATGCTGTCCGTCGCTATGTTCCCCAAGATCAAAAACCCAAAGCTGGCGATCCTTCCAGCTTCTTGGCTATGGCCCGGGGTCTCGGTAGCGCCAAAGGAAATCCTGTACCAAGAGTCTCCGCTATGAATATTAACATCGAGGCTTCTGTACCCCGTCGTTAA
- a CDS encoding phycobiliprotein lyase — protein MDGMTFFQKSAGQWKSQRTTHHLPFRRSETGDSEIYVEALSADNPKIIAICEMHEVDPAKTVGGAFVSWDGSMQWDKENENHQGTTVFALIPDEDNPQAGVLLRERGYAEIVPVAGRYHIDEQEGLVLITEYETMTSIERFWFADADLRLRTSTVQRFGGFNTATFCAESRNQSSESVSSDSPEPSSYSISGW, from the coding sequence ATGGACGGGATGACCTTTTTTCAGAAAAGTGCGGGACAGTGGAAATCTCAGCGCACCACCCATCATTTACCCTTTCGACGCTCAGAAACTGGCGATTCCGAGATTTATGTGGAAGCTTTAAGCGCCGATAACCCGAAAATTATCGCTATCTGTGAAATGCACGAAGTCGATCCCGCTAAGACTGTGGGGGGTGCCTTTGTCAGTTGGGATGGTTCGATGCAGTGGGACAAAGAAAACGAAAATCATCAAGGAACCACCGTTTTTGCGCTAATTCCTGACGAAGATAATCCCCAAGCTGGTGTTCTGTTGCGGGAGCGAGGTTATGCGGAAATCGTTCCCGTGGCGGGCCGTTATCACATTGATGAACAGGAAGGTTTAGTCTTAATTACAGAATACGAAACTATGACCTCGATCGAGCGTTTTTGGTTTGCCGATGCCGATTTACGTCTCCGCACTAGCACAGTTCAACGTTTTGGCGGTTTTAATACGGCCACTTTTTGTGCTGAATCCCGCAATCAGTCATCGGAGTCAGTCTCTAGTGATTCCCCCGAACCATCATCCTATTCGATTAGTGGCTGGTAA
- a CDS encoding restriction endonuclease produces MPIPDFQSIMLPLLKILADGKVYKYREILEALVREFQVTEAERKEMLPSGQQEIFANRVGWAKTYLKKAGLIDSPQRATFVISEKGKEILSQNPAGIDTKFLRQFPEFKEFNRVNKQNETITLESNLSTSDQEQNPEELLENSYQEIRQALATDLLFILRKLSPDAFEKLVVKLLVKMGYGGSIRDAGKAVGKSGDQGIDGIIKEDRLGLDIIYIQAKRWADNNAVGRPEIQKFVGALAGQGAKKGIFITTYYFTKEALEYAPRNEIKIVLIDGEELGQLMIDYNLGVSTQKIYEIKRIDHDYFGDE; encoded by the coding sequence ATGCCCATTCCCGATTTTCAATCGATTATGTTGCCTCTATTAAAAATACTTGCAGATGGCAAAGTTTATAAATATCGAGAAATTCTTGAAGCCTTGGTCAGAGAGTTTCAAGTCACGGAAGCGGAAAGAAAAGAAATGCTTCCCAGTGGACAACAAGAAATTTTTGCTAATCGAGTCGGTTGGGCAAAAACCTATTTAAAGAAAGCGGGATTAATTGACTCACCCCAAAGGGCAACTTTTGTAATTTCTGAGAAAGGAAAAGAAATCTTATCTCAAAATCCTGCTGGAATTGATACCAAATTTCTCAGACAGTTTCCCGAATTTAAAGAATTCAATCGAGTCAATAAGCAAAATGAAACTATTACTCTTGAAAGCAATTTATCAACTTCTGATCAAGAACAAAATCCCGAGGAATTACTAGAAAACTCCTATCAAGAAATTCGTCAAGCATTAGCAACAGACTTACTTTTTATTCTGCGAAAATTATCCCCAGATGCTTTTGAAAAATTAGTAGTAAAATTACTGGTAAAAATGGGTTATGGTGGCTCGATTAGAGATGCTGGTAAAGCCGTGGGTAAGAGCGGTGATCAAGGGATTGATGGGATAATAAAAGAAGATAGACTCGGTTTAGATATAATCTATATTCAAGCCAAAAGATGGGCTGATAATAATGCCGTTGGTCGTCCAGAAATCCAGAAATTTGTCGGGGCATTAGCGGGACAAGGAGCCAAAAAAGGTATTTTTATTACTACTTACTATTTTACCAAAGAGGCTTTAGAATATGCCCCCAGAAATGAGATAAAAATAGTGCTGATTGATGGGGAAGAATTAGGTCAATTGATGATTGATTATAACTTAGGTGTATCGACCCAAAAAATCTATGAAATCAAGAGAATTGATCATGATTATTTTGGGGATGAATGA
- a CDS encoding ATP-dependent zinc protease family protein gives MKPDKIIIGWREWLDLPDLGITKIKAKIDTGARSSALHAFHLHPFRDGDRNWLRFQVHPYQKDSHHTVTTTAEILEWRRVKNSGGQSQLRPVIRTSVLLGGRQWAIELTLTNRDVMGFRMLLGREALKKGFLVHPNKSFLLS, from the coding sequence ATGAAACCCGATAAAATCATCATCGGTTGGCGAGAATGGCTCGATTTACCTGATTTAGGCATTACCAAAATTAAAGCCAAGATTGATACAGGCGCTCGCTCCTCGGCCCTACACGCTTTTCATCTTCATCCTTTTCGAGATGGCGATCGCAATTGGCTGCGCTTTCAAGTTCATCCCTACCAAAAAGATAGTCACCACACTGTCACCACTACCGCAGAAATCCTCGAATGGCGACGGGTAAAAAATTCCGGGGGTCAAAGTCAACTACGTCCTGTTATTAGAACAAGTGTATTGCTTGGCGGTCGTCAATGGGCGATCGAATTAACCTTGACTAATCGCGATGTCATGGGTTTTCGGATGTTATTAGGACGAGAGGCCCTGAAAAAGGGCTTTCTTGTCCATCCGAATAAGTCTTTTTTACTGAGTTAA